One Cryobacterium psychrophilum DNA segment encodes these proteins:
- a CDS encoding FtsQ-type POTRA domain-containing protein, giving the protein MVQSDALASVSGIRSGKDGAAPAEKSGAAAAGAVLRGARRARKRFERAEVRRFTWRSRRRRTIWTVALGSSVVLLGGVIAAAYSPLMALRTIDVVGADRVGTEQVVGALDDQIGTPLPLIDFTRVKEQLASFTLIESFVTESRPPGTLVVRIVEREPIGVITSETGFDLVDAAGVRIESSAERPAGYPQIEAPDGVGSAGFLAAGEVIHALPDGIRTELDSVAAATTDDVTLGLIGGAKVVWGSAEQSELKAVVLAALMVGHPTGSVNEYDVSSPNSAVLR; this is encoded by the coding sequence GTGGTGCAGTCCGACGCGCTCGCTTCCGTGTCGGGCATCCGCTCGGGAAAGGACGGCGCAGCGCCCGCCGAGAAGTCAGGAGCGGCAGCGGCAGGCGCCGTCCTTCGGGGTGCGCGGCGAGCCAGAAAGCGCTTTGAACGCGCGGAGGTGCGTCGTTTCACGTGGCGTTCCCGCCGTCGGCGCACGATCTGGACCGTCGCGCTCGGCTCCAGCGTCGTGCTGCTCGGTGGCGTCATCGCCGCTGCGTACTCGCCGCTCATGGCGCTGCGCACGATTGACGTCGTCGGAGCCGACCGGGTCGGCACCGAGCAGGTCGTGGGCGCCCTCGACGATCAGATCGGCACTCCGCTGCCACTCATCGACTTCACGCGGGTGAAGGAGCAGCTCGCATCGTTCACGCTCATCGAGAGCTTCGTGACCGAGAGTCGTCCGCCAGGGACACTGGTCGTGCGTATCGTGGAACGTGAGCCGATTGGCGTGATCACGAGCGAGACGGGCTTCGACCTCGTTGACGCCGCCGGCGTGCGCATCGAATCCTCGGCGGAAAGGCCCGCCGGTTACCCTCAGATCGAGGCGCCGGACGGTGTTGGAAGCGCGGGGTTCCTGGCCGCGGGCGAGGTCATCCACGCCCTCCCGGACGGCATTCGAACCGAACTCGACTCCGTGGCAGCCGCCACGACCGATGACGTCACCCTGGGTCTCATTGGGGGAGCCAAGGTCGTCTGGGGGAGTGCGGAACAATCCGAACTCAAGGCGGTCGTCCTGGCCGCCCTGATGGTGGGACACCCCACGGGTAGCGTGAACGAATACGATGTGTCGTCACCGAACAGCGCGGTGCTGCGGTGA
- the ftsZ gene encoding cell division protein FtsZ — protein MSNNQNYLAVIKVVGIGGGGVNAVNRMIELGLRGVEFIAINTDAQALLMSDADVKLDVGRDLTRGLGAGADPEVGRRAAEDHAEEIEEALAGADMVFVTAGEGGGTGTGGAPVVARIAKSIGALTIGVVTKPFGFEGKRRQAQAETGVASLKNEVDTLIVVPNDRLLEISDRGISMLEAFATADQVLLAGVQGITDLITTPGLINLDFADVKSVMQGAGSALMGIGSARGADRAIKAAELAVASPLLEASIDGAHGVLLSIQGGSNLGIFEINDAARLVQEAVHPEANIIFGAVIDDTLGDEVRVTVIAAGFDGGEPGAKAVEVRRADLVAAGVAAGAGTATAGPATKEGPSFNSGSFSEGDAAASVWSSADSTAGGTTAADPAFEEESDDLDIPDFLK, from the coding sequence GTGTCAAACAACCAGAATTATCTAGCGGTCATCAAGGTCGTCGGAATCGGCGGTGGCGGCGTGAACGCCGTCAACCGCATGATCGAGCTCGGTCTCCGCGGAGTCGAGTTCATCGCGATCAATACGGATGCCCAAGCGCTTCTGATGAGTGACGCCGACGTGAAACTGGACGTCGGTCGCGACCTCACTCGCGGCCTTGGTGCGGGTGCTGACCCCGAGGTTGGCCGTCGAGCCGCCGAGGATCACGCCGAAGAAATCGAAGAGGCTTTGGCCGGGGCCGACATGGTCTTCGTCACCGCCGGTGAGGGTGGTGGAACCGGTACCGGTGGCGCCCCCGTCGTCGCCCGCATTGCGAAGTCCATCGGCGCGCTCACCATTGGTGTTGTCACCAAGCCCTTCGGCTTCGAAGGCAAGCGCCGCCAGGCCCAGGCCGAGACCGGTGTCGCCTCGCTCAAGAACGAGGTTGACACCCTCATCGTCGTGCCGAATGACCGCCTGCTGGAGATCAGCGACCGCGGAATCAGCATGCTTGAAGCTTTCGCCACGGCGGACCAGGTGCTCCTCGCCGGCGTGCAGGGCATCACCGACCTGATCACGACCCCCGGTCTGATCAACCTCGACTTCGCTGACGTCAAGTCGGTCATGCAGGGTGCGGGCTCCGCGCTTATGGGGATCGGTTCGGCTCGGGGCGCTGATCGTGCCATCAAGGCAGCCGAACTCGCCGTTGCCTCTCCGCTGCTTGAAGCAAGCATCGACGGCGCCCACGGTGTGCTGCTGTCCATCCAGGGCGGGTCGAACCTTGGAATCTTCGAGATCAACGACGCGGCGCGCCTCGTGCAGGAAGCCGTACATCCCGAAGCCAACATCATCTTCGGTGCGGTGATCGATGACACCCTCGGCGACGAGGTTCGTGTAACCGTCATCGCGGCCGGATTTGATGGCGGCGAACCGGGCGCCAAGGCCGTCGAGGTGCGCCGAGCTGACCTCGTGGCTGCCGGCGTTGCCGCCGGTGCGGGAACGGCCACTGCCGGCCCCGCAACGAAGGAAGGCCCGTCCTTCAACTCCGGTTCGTTCTCGGAAGGCGATGCGGCCGCTTCGGTCTGGTCGTCGGCTGATTCTACCGCGGGCGGCACCACCGCGGCCGACCCGGCTTTTGAAGAAGAGTCCGATGACCTGGACATCCCCGATTTCCTCAAGTAA
- a CDS encoding YggS family pyridoxal phosphate-dependent enzyme — protein MTWTSPISSSNNDSSETGQGPRGSRPVSVAGSTDLIADPGLTKRLDSVRAGIADAARAAGRDDADITTIVVTKFHPAAVIRALSALGVRDVGESRHQEAQAKVAELAELDLNWHFIGQVQGKKARQVRAYANVIHSVDRVSLVDSLASPDTTVDCFIQINLTDDPARGGVNPADLSALVDRVQQSEGLRLLGLMAVAPLHAEPRRSFAYVRELSEGIRSAAPQATHLSMGMSQDYPAAILEGATHLRIGTAITGKRPEPVNLDREAQQHGGRHV, from the coding sequence ATGACCTGGACATCCCCGATTTCCTCAAGTAATAACGATAGCTCCGAGACCGGGCAGGGGCCACGTGGCTCGCGCCCGGTTTCAGTTGCCGGTTCCACGGACTTGATCGCCGACCCGGGTCTGACGAAACGTCTCGACAGCGTGCGCGCCGGTATAGCGGATGCCGCTCGCGCCGCCGGGCGCGATGACGCTGACATCACCACAATCGTGGTCACGAAGTTTCATCCGGCGGCTGTTATCCGAGCGCTTTCCGCGCTGGGAGTACGGGACGTGGGGGAGAGCCGGCATCAGGAGGCGCAAGCCAAGGTCGCCGAACTCGCTGAACTCGACCTCAACTGGCATTTCATCGGCCAGGTGCAGGGCAAAAAGGCGCGGCAGGTGCGCGCCTATGCGAACGTCATTCACTCCGTGGACCGTGTCTCGCTCGTGGATTCATTGGCCTCCCCAGACACCACCGTGGACTGCTTCATCCAGATCAACCTCACGGATGATCCGGCTCGCGGTGGAGTGAATCCGGCGGACCTGTCGGCTCTCGTCGATCGGGTGCAGCAGTCCGAGGGACTGCGGCTGTTAGGCCTCATGGCCGTGGCCCCGCTGCATGCGGAACCGCGACGGTCGTTTGCCTACGTTCGCGAGCTCAGCGAGGGCATCCGTAGCGCTGCTCCGCAGGCCACACACCTCTCCATGGGAATGAGCCAGGACTACCCCGCGGCCATCCTCGAGGGTGCGACACACCTAAGAATTGGCACCGCAATCACCGGGAAACGCCCGGAACCAGTTAATCTCGACAGAGAAGCTCAACAACACGGAGGTCGACATGTCTAA
- a CDS encoding cell division protein SepF produces MSNPLKKTMVYLGLADEELEYEAPAAARVAAVPAATAHNAGHAPAERSTQGSASHGNAQSTSGRAPVTPLRKTSTPQNVAASEMNEILTVHPRQYRDAQVIAESFRDGIPVIINLSQMSDADARRLIDFASGLSQGLYGKIERVTAKVFLLSPAHVVVSGDTATEESAEEASFFAQA; encoded by the coding sequence ATGTCTAACCCGCTCAAGAAAACCATGGTCTACCTGGGTCTGGCAGACGAAGAGCTTGAGTACGAGGCGCCCGCCGCGGCTCGTGTCGCCGCGGTTCCGGCCGCCACAGCGCACAACGCGGGTCACGCACCTGCCGAGCGTTCCACTCAGGGCAGTGCCTCACACGGCAACGCCCAGAGCACCAGCGGGCGTGCTCCCGTTACCCCTTTACGAAAGACTTCGACCCCCCAGAATGTGGCCGCGTCCGAAATGAATGAAATTCTCACCGTTCACCCCCGCCAGTACCGCGACGCCCAGGTCATCGCCGAGTCGTTCCGTGACGGCATCCCCGTGATCATCAACCTGTCGCAGATGAGCGATGCCGATGCGCGTCGCCTCATCGACTTCGCGAGCGGCCTCTCTCAGGGGCTGTACGGCAAGATCGAGCGCGTCACCGCGAAGGTTTTCCTGCTGTCACCGGCCCACGTCGTCGTCTCCGGCGACACCGCAACTGAAGAATCCGCCGAAGAGGCGTCCTTCTTCGCTCAGGCCTAG
- a CDS encoding YggT family protein yields the protein MSLLGNLLYFVFLLYFFVLWGRFIVDLVRGVNRGWRPQGFVLVLVEMVYTLTDPPVRFFRRLVPALRVGPIAFDFGFTLTMLCTIVGMSLAGIVQRL from the coding sequence GTGAGTTTGCTCGGAAACCTCCTGTATTTTGTCTTTCTCCTGTACTTTTTTGTGCTCTGGGGGCGTTTCATCGTTGACCTTGTTCGCGGGGTCAATCGGGGGTGGCGTCCGCAGGGATTCGTCCTCGTTCTCGTCGAAATGGTCTACACGCTCACCGACCCGCCGGTTCGTTTCTTCCGTCGGCTCGTTCCCGCCCTCCGGGTGGGACCCATCGCCTTTGACTTCGGGTTTACGCTTACCATGCTGTGCACGATTGTCGGCATGTCGCTCGCTGGTATCGTGCAGCGACTCTGA
- a CDS encoding DivIVA domain-containing protein: protein MALTPEDVVNKRFQSTKFREGYDQDEVDDFLDEVVVELRRLTQENEDLKARITADGGVIAETVSAPAAVAAPEAVVEPVKRAEAAPVAAVVPEPIDETAGTTNLLQLARRLHEEHVKEGAEKRDALIAEGHATAARVIAEAEAKQRDQMKVLDGERSVLETKIEDLRTFEREYRLKLKSYIEGQLHDLDATSPVGAGVKSDSKSSF from the coding sequence ATGGCGCTAACTCCGGAAGATGTAGTCAATAAGCGGTTCCAGTCGACCAAGTTCCGTGAGGGATACGACCAGGACGAGGTTGACGACTTCCTCGACGAGGTCGTCGTCGAGTTGCGTCGCCTCACACAGGAAAATGAGGACCTCAAGGCCCGCATTACCGCAGACGGCGGCGTCATTGCCGAGACCGTCAGCGCTCCTGCGGCCGTTGCCGCGCCGGAGGCCGTTGTCGAACCCGTCAAGCGGGCCGAGGCAGCACCGGTTGCCGCCGTCGTGCCCGAGCCCATCGACGAGACCGCGGGCACGACCAACCTGCTGCAGCTGGCTCGCCGCCTGCACGAAGAGCACGTGAAGGAAGGCGCTGAGAAGCGCGACGCCCTCATTGCTGAGGGACACGCCACGGCCGCTCGCGTTATCGCCGAGGCCGAAGCCAAGCAGCGCGATCAGATGAAGGTCCTCGACGGGGAGCGTTCGGTTCTGGAAACGAAGATCGAGGATCTGCGTACGTTTGAGCGTGAGTACCGCCTCAAGCTCAAGAGCTACATCGAGGGTCAGCTTCACGATCTCGACGCCACGTCGCCCGTTGGCGCCGGTGTGAAGAGCGACTCGAAGTCCAGCTTCTAG
- the lspA gene encoding signal peptidase II: MATKTRTKRGTRALIILALVALGIYALDQVSKYLVVANMAEGEIVRVLNGVLQLHFVRNPGAAFSLASGSTWIFSIIAAAVVVFIIWFARRIRSLTWGLVFGLLLGGVLGNLTDRLVREPSFGEGHVVDFLSTPWLIPAIYNVADMSIVTSMVIFMILTIRGIGLDGEKVVDAKSVKATDAAAGPETPPVASTHDEPKPHSGIAP, from the coding sequence TTGGCGACTAAGACCCGCACAAAGCGTGGCACTCGAGCGCTGATCATCCTCGCGCTCGTTGCGCTGGGAATCTACGCTCTCGACCAGGTGAGTAAATACCTCGTCGTGGCCAACATGGCCGAGGGAGAAATCGTCCGGGTTCTGAACGGTGTGCTGCAACTGCACTTCGTCCGGAACCCGGGCGCGGCGTTTTCCCTCGCCAGTGGTTCGACGTGGATCTTCTCCATCATCGCCGCTGCGGTCGTCGTCTTCATTATTTGGTTTGCCCGACGTATCCGTTCGCTGACGTGGGGGCTCGTCTTCGGGCTTCTCCTCGGCGGAGTGCTCGGTAATCTCACCGATCGTCTCGTGCGCGAGCCGAGCTTCGGTGAGGGCCATGTCGTCGACTTTCTGTCGACGCCGTGGTTGATCCCGGCCATTTACAACGTGGCCGACATGTCGATCGTCACGAGCATGGTGATCTTCATGATCCTGACCATTCGCGGTATCGGTCTCGACGGCGAAAAGGTCGTCGATGCCAAGTCCGTTAAGGCGACGGATGCCGCCGCCGGGCCGGAGACGCCTCCGGTCGCATCAACGCACGACGAACCAAAGCCTCACAGCGGAATTGCCCCATGA
- a CDS encoding RluA family pseudouridine synthase, translating to MTSQSRSLHLPDGLEGVRVDAGLAKLFGFSRSFAAEICELHGVTLDGSVAGKSDRLHAGSWIEVTWQTKEPVRIVPIAVPDLTVVYDDDSIIVINKPSGVAAHPSIGWTGPTVPGALAAAGYRIATSGAAERAGIVHRLDVGTSGLMVVAKSEIAYTALKRAFHDREVEKIYHAVVQGHPDPLAGTIDAPIGRHPSSAWKFAVTSEGKHAITHYETLEAFPSASLLEIHLETGRTHQIRVHMAAQRHPCVGDAMYGADPSITARLGLGRQWLHAKQLAFTHPGSNEWVTFNAPYAPDLAYGLSVLRGD from the coding sequence ATGACCTCCCAGTCTCGTTCCCTGCACCTCCCCGACGGACTCGAGGGGGTGCGGGTCGACGCCGGCCTGGCCAAGCTGTTCGGATTCTCGCGCAGCTTTGCGGCCGAAATCTGCGAGCTGCACGGCGTTACCCTGGATGGGTCTGTCGCCGGAAAATCAGACCGGCTTCACGCCGGCAGCTGGATCGAGGTCACGTGGCAGACCAAGGAACCCGTGCGCATCGTTCCCATCGCCGTGCCAGACCTCACGGTCGTGTATGACGACGACAGCATCATCGTCATCAATAAGCCGTCCGGTGTCGCAGCCCACCCGAGTATCGGGTGGACTGGACCGACCGTTCCGGGCGCGTTGGCCGCCGCCGGCTACCGAATCGCCACCTCGGGTGCGGCGGAGCGGGCGGGGATCGTGCACCGGCTCGACGTGGGCACCAGCGGTCTCATGGTCGTTGCGAAGTCGGAGATTGCATACACCGCCCTCAAACGCGCCTTCCACGATCGTGAGGTGGAAAAGATCTACCACGCGGTCGTTCAAGGTCACCCTGACCCGCTGGCCGGGACCATCGATGCGCCGATCGGGCGTCATCCCAGTTCGGCCTGGAAATTTGCCGTCACGAGCGAAGGCAAGCACGCCATAACCCACTACGAAACGCTTGAGGCGTTTCCCTCGGCCTCCCTGCTCGAGATTCACCTGGAGACGGGACGCACGCACCAGATTCGGGTGCACATGGCGGCGCAACGGCATCCCTGCGTTGGTGACGCCATGTACGGTGCCGATCCCAGCATCACGGCCAGGCTCGGCCTTGGCCGCCAGTGGCTGCATGCCAAACAACTCGCGTTCACCCACCCTGGATCGAACGAGTGGGTCACGTTCAACGCTCCGTATGCGCCCGACCTCGCGTACGGACTTTCCGTACTACGCGGCGACTAG
- the dnaE gene encoding DNA polymerase III subunit alpha, which translates to MLDGAARVKPLINAAIEQKMPAVAITDHGNVFGAFDFWRTATDAGIKPIIGTEAYITPGTDRRDKTRVRWGTGAQNRDDVGGAGSYTHMTLLSESTEGMHNLFRLSSKASLEGYYFKPRMDRELLSEFSTGLIGTTGCVGGEVQTRLRLGQYEEAKKAAGDFQDIFGKENFFCEIMDHGIDIERRTMTDLLKLAKELDLPLLATNDLHYTHAHDATAHAALLCVQSASTLDDPNRFKFDSSEFYLKSAAQMRHMFRDHPESCDNTLLIAERCEVEFNTKANYMPRFPCPEGENEESWFVKENEVGLAKRYPNGIPAEVRKRADYEIGIIIQMGFPGYFLVVADFIMWSKQQGIRVGPGRGSGAGSMVAYAMGITDLDPLVHGLIFERFLNPDRVSMPDFDVDFDERRRGEVIRYVTDKYGEERVAQIVTYGTIKAKQALKDASRVLGFPFGMGDKLTKAMPPAIMGKDVPLTGMFDTDHPRYREAADFRAVIESDPEAKTVFDTALGLENLKRQWGVHAAGVIMSSDPLIDIIPIMKREADGQVVTQFDYPASEALGLIKMDFLGLRNLTIIDDTLDNIEVNRGERPILEDLGLEDPAAYELLARGDTLGVFQLDGGPMRSLLRLMKPDNFEDISAVIALYRPGPMGANSHTNYALRKTGQQEIIPIHAELEEALSDVIGNTYGLIVYQEQVMSIAQKLAGFSLGEADLLRRAMGKKKKSELDKQFEGFSNGMKENGYSMDAVTTVWNILLPFSDYAFNKAHSAAYGVLSYWTAYLKAKYPAEYMAALLTSVGDSRDKLALYLNECRRMGIKVLAPDVNESIGFFAAVGTDIRFGLGAVRNVGFNVVEAIRATREAQGRFESFHDFLRKVPLPVANKRTIESLVKAGAFDSLGATRRGMVEIHESAVESAVKIKREEVNGNIGFDFDSLFDEPQDTDQVPERPEWSKKEKLAFERDMLGLYVSDHPLAGLEIPLAKHASTSIADLIASETAEDGDTVTVAGLITSVQHRTAKKSGNQYGMIQVEDFGGEITAMFMGKAYVEFAPELISDAVVVVRGRVSMRDDGMNLHAFSVFQPELGQASDQSTLSVTLAEARATTDTVQALGEILTRHAGDAEVRIRLVKGDTARIFELPHRVTVSADLFGELKSILGPNCLS; encoded by the coding sequence ATGCTCGACGGAGCGGCCAGGGTGAAGCCCCTGATCAACGCGGCGATCGAGCAGAAGATGCCCGCCGTGGCGATCACCGACCACGGAAACGTCTTCGGTGCCTTCGATTTCTGGCGTACCGCGACGGATGCCGGCATCAAGCCGATTATCGGCACCGAGGCCTACATCACGCCCGGCACCGACCGGCGGGACAAGACCCGGGTGCGGTGGGGCACCGGCGCGCAGAACCGTGACGACGTCGGCGGCGCCGGCTCGTACACCCACATGACCCTGCTCTCCGAAAGCACGGAGGGAATGCACAACCTGTTCCGCCTGTCGTCCAAGGCGAGCCTCGAGGGCTACTACTTCAAGCCGCGCATGGACCGCGAACTGCTCAGCGAGTTCTCGACCGGCCTCATCGGCACGACGGGTTGCGTGGGTGGTGAGGTGCAGACCCGCCTGCGCCTCGGACAGTACGAAGAGGCGAAGAAGGCCGCCGGAGACTTTCAAGACATCTTCGGCAAGGAGAACTTCTTCTGCGAGATCATGGACCACGGCATCGACATCGAGCGCCGCACCATGACCGACCTGCTCAAACTGGCCAAGGAACTCGACCTTCCCCTCCTGGCAACGAACGACCTGCACTACACGCACGCGCACGATGCGACCGCCCACGCCGCACTGCTGTGCGTGCAATCCGCATCCACCCTGGACGACCCGAACCGGTTCAAGTTCGACTCGAGCGAGTTCTACCTCAAGTCCGCCGCCCAGATGCGGCACATGTTCAGGGACCACCCGGAGTCGTGTGACAACACGCTGCTCATCGCGGAGCGCTGCGAGGTGGAATTCAACACCAAGGCAAACTACATGCCCCGCTTCCCGTGCCCGGAGGGCGAGAACGAGGAGAGCTGGTTCGTCAAGGAGAACGAGGTCGGGCTCGCCAAACGGTACCCGAACGGCATCCCCGCCGAGGTGCGCAAGCGCGCCGACTACGAAATCGGCATCATCATTCAGATGGGCTTCCCCGGCTACTTCCTCGTCGTGGCCGACTTCATCATGTGGTCCAAGCAGCAGGGCATCCGAGTGGGCCCCGGCCGTGGCTCGGGAGCCGGTTCGATGGTGGCCTACGCGATGGGCATCACCGACCTCGACCCGCTCGTGCACGGCCTGATCTTCGAGCGCTTCCTCAACCCCGACCGTGTGTCCATGCCTGACTTCGATGTCGACTTCGACGAGCGTCGCCGTGGCGAAGTCATCCGCTACGTCACCGACAAGTACGGCGAGGAGCGCGTCGCGCAAATCGTCACCTACGGTACGATCAAGGCCAAGCAGGCGCTCAAGGATGCCAGCCGCGTTCTCGGCTTCCCGTTCGGGATGGGCGACAAGCTCACGAAGGCCATGCCGCCGGCCATCATGGGCAAGGACGTTCCGCTCACCGGAATGTTCGACACGGACCATCCCCGCTACCGCGAGGCGGCCGATTTCCGTGCCGTGATCGAATCCGACCCGGAGGCCAAGACCGTGTTCGACACGGCGCTCGGCCTCGAAAACCTCAAGCGCCAGTGGGGTGTGCACGCGGCCGGCGTCATCATGTCGTCCGACCCGCTGATCGACATCATTCCCATCATGAAGCGCGAGGCCGACGGCCAGGTTGTCACGCAGTTCGACTATCCAGCCTCCGAGGCCCTCGGCCTGATCAAGATGGACTTCCTCGGGCTTCGCAACCTGACGATCATCGATGACACCCTCGACAACATCGAGGTGAACCGTGGCGAACGCCCCATACTCGAGGATCTTGGCCTCGAGGACCCGGCCGCCTACGAACTGCTCGCTCGAGGCGACACGCTCGGCGTCTTCCAGCTCGATGGCGGGCCCATGCGCTCCCTGCTGCGGCTCATGAAACCTGACAACTTCGAAGACATCTCGGCCGTTATCGCCCTGTACCGTCCGGGGCCCATGGGTGCCAACTCCCACACCAACTACGCGCTGCGCAAGACCGGCCAGCAGGAGATCATTCCGATTCACGCGGAACTCGAAGAGGCCCTGTCCGATGTCATCGGCAACACTTACGGCCTCATCGTGTACCAGGAACAGGTCATGTCGATCGCCCAGAAACTTGCCGGGTTCTCCCTCGGCGAGGCTGACCTGCTGCGACGTGCCATGGGTAAGAAGAAGAAGTCCGAGCTGGACAAACAGTTCGAAGGCTTTTCCAACGGCATGAAAGAGAACGGCTATTCCATGGATGCCGTCACGACGGTGTGGAACATCCTGCTGCCGTTCTCGGACTACGCCTTCAACAAGGCCCACTCCGCCGCCTACGGCGTTCTGTCCTACTGGACCGCGTACCTCAAGGCCAAGTACCCGGCCGAGTACATGGCCGCTCTGCTGACGAGCGTGGGGGACTCCCGCGACAAGCTGGCCCTGTACCTCAACGAGTGTCGCCGCATGGGCATCAAGGTGCTCGCCCCCGACGTGAACGAGTCGATCGGTTTCTTCGCCGCCGTGGGCACCGACATCCGCTTTGGGCTCGGTGCGGTGCGAAACGTGGGATTTAACGTCGTTGAGGCCATTCGCGCGACCCGTGAAGCCCAGGGACGCTTCGAGTCCTTCCACGATTTTCTGCGCAAGGTGCCGCTGCCGGTGGCCAACAAGCGCACGATTGAGTCGCTCGTCAAGGCCGGGGCGTTCGACTCGCTCGGGGCCACGCGCCGCGGCATGGTCGAGATCCATGAGTCAGCGGTCGAATCTGCGGTCAAGATCAAGCGGGAAGAGGTCAACGGCAACATCGGTTTCGACTTCGACAGCCTCTTCGATGAGCCGCAGGACACCGACCAGGTGCCGGAGCGGCCCGAGTGGAGCAAGAAGGAGAAGTTGGCGTTCGAACGCGACATGCTCGGCCTGTACGTCTCCGATCATCCGCTCGCGGGGTTGGAGATTCCGCTCGCGAAACACGCCAGCACGTCGATTGCCGACCTGATCGCGTCGGAGACCGCGGAAGACGGCGACACCGTCACGGTGGCGGGCCTGATCACGAGTGTGCAGCATCGCACCGCGAAGAAGTCCGGAAACCAGTACGGCATGATCCAGGTCGAGGACTTCGGCGGTGAGATCACGGCGATGTTCATGGGCAAGGCCTACGTGGAATTCGCGCCCGAGCTGATCAGCGACGCCGTGGTTGTGGTTCGAGGTCGGGTGAGCATGCGGGACGACGGCATGAACCTGCACGCGTTCAGCGTCTTCCAACCCGAGCTGGGGCAGGCATCCGACCAGAGCACCCTCTCGGTGACGCTCGCCGAGGCGCGCGCCACCACGGATACCGTGCAGGCGCTGGGGGAGATCCTGACCCGCCACGCGGGAGACGCCGAGGTGCGGATCAGGCTCGTGAAGGGTGACACGGCGCGGATCTTCGAGCTGCCGCACCGCGTGACCGTGAGCGCTGACCTGTTCGGCGAACTCAAAAGCATCCTCGGACCGAACTGTCTCAGCTAA
- a CDS encoding ATP-binding protein yields the protein MTFTSVDYDKFRALRVTHVATRLEELIQDEANDTLTPEQLFLTAVDDALESRRVSRVDKLIRQAALPIPGATVAEVDYREGRGITAVRMRRYAAHDWRLDATNLLIISPTGGGKTYLACALAIGACHSEHSVLYSRMDDLARRLVIARGDGIAHQKLLNELSNIDLLIIDDFLTVGVDSDAASDLFAILANREHRLPTMIASQTGPAHWVAELPDRVAADSIVNRLANNARIINLGQIDMRQHRNDQARAEKSYWE from the coding sequence GTGACGTTCACCAGCGTTGACTATGACAAGTTCCGCGCACTGCGCGTAACCCACGTCGCGACCCGGCTGGAGGAACTCATCCAAGACGAAGCCAACGACACCCTCACGCCAGAGCAGCTGTTCCTCACTGCGGTCGATGACGCGTTGGAATCCCGACGCGTCAGCCGGGTCGACAAACTCATCCGCCAGGCAGCCCTCCCCATCCCTGGCGCCACCGTCGCTGAGGTCGACTACCGCGAGGGACGCGGCATCACCGCCGTCAGAATGCGGCGCTATGCCGCCCATGACTGGCGCTTGGATGCGACCAACCTGCTCATCATCTCGCCTACCGGTGGCGGGAAAACCTACCTCGCCTGCGCGCTGGCCATCGGCGCTTGCCACAGTGAGCACTCCGTTCTCTACTCCCGGATGGACGACCTCGCCCGGAGACTCGTCATCGCTCGCGGCGACGGCATCGCGCATCAGAAACTGTTGAACGAGCTCTCCAACATCGATTTGCTGATCATTGATGATTTCCTGACCGTCGGTGTTGACAGCGACGCAGCCAGCGACTTGTTCGCGATCCTCGCGAACCGGGAGCACCGACTGCCGACGATGATCGCCTCGCAGACCGGACCCGCGCATTGGGTCGCCGAGCTGCCCGACCGCGTCGCGGCGGACTCAATCGTGAACCGCCTCGCCAACAACGCCCGCATCATCAACCTCGGCCAGATCGACATGCGTCAGCACCGAAACGACCAAGCCCGCGCCGAGAAGAGCTACTGGGAGTAA